Genomic DNA from Acuticoccus sp. MNP-M23:
TGAACTGCAAACTGCATTTTATTTGCAAGTCTATTTGCGAGCCTGCGCAGCGCAATGGCCGCGAAGGAGAGCGTCCGCCCACGCCGCAACGGGTGGGCGCGCCGCGTGAAGCTTTGGCTCAGCTGTTTTTCACCACAACGCAAGGGGCGAGCGCCCTGGCGATGCGGCGGCAGAGCGCCTGCGCTTCGCCGCGGCTCGGTGCGGCAAACTGGACAGCGTGGATCGGCAACCGGCCGCGGGCGGCGAAGCGGCGCACGACGACGCTTGGCCCCTTGGCCACCAGATCGCCGGGAAGGCGCGACTTGAGACGTGCATACTGGCGCATCGCGATGCTGCGCTTGGGGTGGCCGGCCACCTGCGCGCCCCATGGTGTCCATCCGCCACCGGTCGGCGGCCGCACATCGCGCGCACGGCCCAGCCGGGCAATGAGATCCGGGCAATCCACGGCCTGCGGCCTGTATTCCGGCCGGGCGGGCGGCGGGTAGGCCAGCGCCACCTCCACCGCCTGCACGGGCGGTCCGGCACGTTCCGGCACAGAGGGCGCCGGCGGCCCCGCCGTCTCCGTCAGCACGGCGTCTGGTTTTGCCGGGGCTGGTGCGGCAAGGTCACCGCTGCGGCGCCATGCGGTCACAACGGGCGGACGGTCCGGCAGGCCGTTGGCGCGAATGGCCCAGTGCTTTGCCGTGCGCCCGGTGATGGAATAGACGTAGTCGATGGTTTCGTAGGGAAGGCTCCCCTCGCCGGCCACAAAGCGGGGAATCCGGTTCGGCCCGCCATTATACCCGGCCGCCGCGAGCCCCCACGAACCAAGCTCCGCCTTCAGATCCGCCAGAAATGACGCAGAGGCGAACAGCGCCTCCTCCCGGTCGAACGGGTTCTTCAACCCACGCAGCCGCGCCGTGCCCGGCATGAACTGCGCAATCCCCTGTGCCCCCACGGGGCTGACTGCACCGGCGTTGAAGCGGCTTTCCTTCCAGATCAGGCGAATGAAGAATTCGTGCGGCACGCCGTGCGCATCTGCCGCTGCGGAAAGAAGGGTGCAAAGCTCGGCGGTTTCCTTCGCCTTCTTTTCGGCAGGGGACATTGTCTTCGGTTCGGGCGGCTTGGTGGCGGCCTCGGTCGCGGGCACTTCAGGCGCGCCGGCAGCGTGCGGTGGCGCGACGTCGTCCTGCGCAGCAAGCGGCGACACTGCGGCGCTGGCGGCCAGAAGGACCGCGGCCGTCAGCGCGCGGCAAATCGAACCGCTTGCGGTTGCATTGATGCGGCACAGGTGAAATGGCGGCATTCCGGGCTCCGGCACTGAAATGATGTCGTTCTGGAAACTTGCGCGTCCGAGACGCCACATATTATCGCAAAGTGCACTGCAGATAGCACGCCGCGGTTGCGCTCGGGCTCCAACAACCCCATCAACAGAGAAACCGCAGCGAGTTTCCCTTGACGATACGCTTTCACCAGCGCGACCTGCCAGCCCCGATTACTGGCATAGCGTCCATTGCCATCGACACCGAGGCAATGGGTCTCAACAACACCCGCGACCGTTTGTGCGTGGTGCAGATGTCCACCGGCGACGGCACGGCCGATCTGGTGCAGATCGAGCGCGGCCAGACCGAGGCGCCCAATCTCGCCGCCATGCTGGCCGACCCGTCCATCGAGAAGCTGTTCCACTTCGGCCGGTTCGACATGGCGCTGCTGGCGCATACGCTCGGCGTCATGCCCGCGCCGGTCTACTGCACCAAGATCGCGTCCAAGCTTGCCCGCACCTACACCGACCGGCATGGCCTGAAGGAGCTGTCGCGCGAACTGATTGGCGAGGATATTTCCAAGCAGCAGCAGAGCAGCGACTGGGGCGCCCCTGCCCTGACCGACGCGCAGAAAGCCTATGCCGCGTCCGACGTTCTGTATCTCCACCGCATCCGCGAAAAGCTTGACGCGATGCTGGAGCGCGAAGGCCGTGCCGAGC
This window encodes:
- a CDS encoding lytic transglycosylase domain-containing protein, with protein sequence MPPFHLCRINATASGSICRALTAAVLLAASAAVSPLAAQDDVAPPHAAGAPEVPATEAATKPPEPKTMSPAEKKAKETAELCTLLSAAADAHGVPHEFFIRLIWKESRFNAGAVSPVGAQGIAQFMPGTARLRGLKNPFDREEALFASASFLADLKAELGSWGLAAAGYNGGPNRIPRFVAGEGSLPYETIDYVYSITGRTAKHWAIRANGLPDRPPVVTAWRRSGDLAAPAPAKPDAVLTETAGPPAPSVPERAGPPVQAVEVALAYPPPARPEYRPQAVDCPDLIARLGRARDVRPPTGGGWTPWGAQVAGHPKRSIAMRQYARLKSRLPGDLVAKGPSVVVRRFAARGRLPIHAVQFAAPSRGEAQALCRRIARALAPCVVVKNS
- a CDS encoding ribonuclease D, with the protein product MTIRFHQRDLPAPITGIASIAIDTEAMGLNNTRDRLCVVQMSTGDGTADLVQIERGQTEAPNLAAMLADPSIEKLFHFGRFDMALLAHTLGVMPAPVYCTKIASKLARTYTDRHGLKELSRELIGEDISKQQQSSDWGAPALTDAQKAYAASDVLYLHRIREKLDAMLEREGRAELAHAVFEALPTRVRLDLAGWENVDIFAHS